The Sediminispirochaeta smaragdinae DSM 11293 genome has a segment encoding these proteins:
- a CDS encoding tetratricopeptide repeat protein has protein sequence MPLVIALIIILGIGIGLFTFFLVRSIIAPKQVASLENALKQGKPNTVVRIAKQIIAKNPRNAEAHYYLGLAYLAQEKPELALMELKTVNQIGTFGPGLSEVAFRKRIADLFERFNQEEEALKEYLLLIKLEPQSANHYYKAGSLFEARQRSEKALNYYRKAIELDPRHSDAHYSLGYALFRGKKVVEAKIELEEALKHNPNNYKAHFYLGKLLKENHDYVAALLNFEKAQRDPEIKIRALVERGSCYMHMNSFDKAVTELERAIKLSVNDSSQEVLYARYFLALCYEKSRDFEKAIEQWEAIYKKKPSFRDVAEKLSQYQELRTDDRIKDYLTAGPVEFLEICKGIALSMELNIRDVTDIKNGCQIIAVESDSRWRNAKKMPKLLWFLRVPEMITESTVRSILDEMKKMSVTRGVIFTSSNFSRRAAEFSESRPVELIDKDALQNILRKVKLN, from the coding sequence ATGCCATTAGTCATCGCCCTCATTATCATACTCGGCATAGGAATCGGACTGTTTACCTTTTTTCTTGTTCGGTCAATTATAGCACCGAAACAGGTTGCTTCCCTTGAAAACGCACTGAAGCAGGGAAAGCCGAATACCGTTGTCAGGATAGCCAAACAGATCATCGCAAAAAACCCTCGCAATGCCGAGGCCCATTATTATCTTGGCCTTGCCTATCTGGCCCAAGAAAAACCGGAACTGGCCCTTATGGAACTGAAGACCGTCAATCAAATCGGAACCTTCGGTCCGGGACTCTCCGAAGTGGCCTTTCGGAAAAGAATAGCCGATCTTTTTGAACGATTCAACCAGGAAGAAGAAGCCCTTAAAGAATACCTTCTGCTTATCAAACTGGAACCACAGAGCGCCAATCACTATTATAAAGCAGGTTCCCTTTTCGAAGCTCGGCAAAGAAGTGAAAAGGCTCTTAACTACTATCGAAAAGCAATAGAACTTGATCCCCGCCATTCCGATGCCCATTACAGCCTTGGTTATGCGCTGTTTAGAGGGAAAAAAGTGGTGGAGGCGAAGATCGAGCTTGAAGAGGCTCTCAAACACAACCCGAATAACTACAAGGCGCATTTCTATCTCGGAAAGCTGTTGAAAGAGAACCACGACTACGTTGCGGCGCTTTTGAACTTTGAGAAGGCACAACGGGATCCGGAGATCAAAATACGGGCTCTTGTGGAACGGGGGAGCTGTTACATGCACATGAACAGCTTCGACAAAGCGGTGACGGAACTGGAACGGGCCATCAAGCTTTCCGTTAACGATAGTTCACAGGAGGTACTGTACGCCCGGTATTTCCTGGCACTTTGTTACGAAAAAAGCAGAGACTTTGAAAAGGCAATAGAACAGTGGGAAGCAATCTACAAGAAGAAGCCATCGTTCCGCGACGTCGCCGAAAAGCTGAGCCAGTACCAGGAACTGCGGACGGATGATCGTATCAAGGATTATCTAACCGCAGGACCTGTCGAATTTCTTGAAATTTGCAAGGGCATAGCCCTTTCAATGGAGCTCAATATCCGGGATGTGACCGACATCAAAAACGGCTGCCAAATCATTGCCGTGGAAAGCGATTCACGGTGGAGGAATGCCAAAAAGATGCCGAAACTCCTCTGGTTTCTCAGGGTTCCCGAAATGATAACCGAGTCGACGGTCAGGTCGATTCTCGACGAAATGAAGAAGATGTCGGTTACCAGAGGTGTTATTTTTACCAGTTCGAATTTCTCCAGGCGAGCGGCCGAATTCAGTGAAAGCAGACCCGTCGAGCTTATCGATAAGGATGCACTTCAAAACATACTCCGCAAGGTAAAATTGAATTGA
- a CDS encoding peptidase U32 family protein, whose translation MNMIPELLAPAGNLSCAVTAIDSGADAVYAGLSSFNAREGADNFSFDDLSRLAEYAKERDRRYYITLNTLLKESELDSAIRLVSQIERLEPDALIMQDIGAISAVREIFPHIAVHASTQMGFHNLAGVKIAQDMGISRVILERQLDIEEIAAIAAASPLEIELFIHGALCCSLSGMCLFSSWMGGWSGNRGRCKQPCRRRFHSLDRREKESGFFFSTRDLYALDLIPRYRDMGIASLKIEGRLKKEAYVEQVVRAYRLMLDAPPGEEERYLGEARRILARSFGRHWSHGFSTAEDRASVVYPASPGISGLLVGEVVAVRGKQITARISRRVHRGDRLRLQDASGGQASAFTLTEMRIGRRPVAKADASSTVTITLPVETTAGMKIYKVGESRRGGHSNVDALPLFRASQPVDLFILLEEKGLSIRSCGRQWRYQTDFKPAKNRPIDEDILRDLFRATRDERYRLGNLEADIRGSFFLPPGELKQLRRAFWSFIIDALESEPGKTPDDPGARACERLCAFRAKAISSYTSRECAGPPKSGRRLVPFREAKKEDEAFLPFFVPEGHVASFTASIREAMERAVRFFRVTSLFHVPLLQQAAELAGIDACDLFLTSSWPLPASNTLSALVLARLGVRLVQSWPELDAEAFRLFSSASPVPLEHFAEGRVPLLVTRAILPLSGAIVDGRGGEFHVAAGGEEGLTVLWSGEEFQTTLSSSNGVIFKGDLLPGYGNPGRQSDGEQLFSHFNEDREWK comes from the coding sequence ATGAACATGATCCCCGAGTTGCTTGCCCCGGCTGGAAATCTTTCCTGTGCCGTTACCGCCATCGACAGCGGTGCCGATGCCGTCTATGCAGGCCTTTCCAGTTTCAATGCCCGGGAAGGAGCAGACAATTTTAGTTTTGATGACCTTTCCCGCCTTGCCGAATATGCAAAAGAACGAGATCGTCGCTATTATATTACCTTGAATACCCTGCTGAAAGAGTCTGAACTCGACTCTGCTATACGGCTTGTCTCTCAGATAGAACGTCTCGAGCCGGATGCCCTCATCATGCAGGATATAGGGGCCATCTCCGCAGTGAGAGAGATCTTCCCACATATAGCGGTGCATGCTTCGACCCAAATGGGGTTTCATAACCTTGCGGGAGTCAAGATTGCGCAGGATATGGGAATATCCCGTGTCATCCTTGAGCGTCAGCTCGATATTGAAGAGATTGCCGCCATTGCCGCGGCTTCCCCACTCGAGATCGAGCTCTTTATTCACGGTGCCCTCTGCTGTTCTTTATCGGGTATGTGTCTTTTTTCAAGCTGGATGGGTGGATGGAGCGGTAACCGCGGACGTTGCAAGCAGCCCTGTCGTCGTCGGTTCCACAGCTTGGATAGGCGTGAAAAAGAGAGCGGTTTCTTTTTCTCCACAAGAGATCTCTATGCCCTTGATCTTATTCCCCGTTATCGGGATATGGGCATTGCAAGCCTGAAGATTGAGGGACGCCTGAAAAAAGAGGCATATGTCGAACAGGTGGTTCGCGCCTATCGGCTCATGCTTGATGCTCCTCCAGGGGAAGAAGAACGCTATCTCGGAGAGGCTCGCCGTATCCTCGCCCGTTCCTTTGGCCGGCATTGGTCCCACGGCTTTTCCACGGCGGAGGATCGGGCCTCTGTCGTTTACCCCGCCTCCCCCGGAATTTCCGGCCTCCTTGTGGGAGAGGTTGTTGCGGTTCGGGGAAAACAGATTACCGCCCGCATCAGCAGAAGAGTACATAGGGGGGATCGTCTTCGCCTTCAAGATGCATCCGGCGGCCAGGCCTCGGCTTTCACCCTTACCGAGATGCGTATCGGCCGCCGGCCCGTGGCCAAGGCCGATGCCTCCTCTACGGTAACGATCACCCTTCCGGTTGAGACCACGGCCGGTATGAAGATCTACAAGGTCGGAGAGTCCAGACGCGGAGGGCACTCCAATGTGGATGCTTTGCCGCTCTTTCGAGCTTCTCAGCCCGTCGATCTCTTTATCCTGCTCGAGGAAAAAGGGCTTTCCATTCGTTCCTGTGGCCGCCAGTGGCGATACCAGACAGATTTCAAACCTGCAAAAAATCGCCCCATCGATGAAGATATCCTGCGTGATCTATTTCGTGCAACTCGGGATGAACGCTACCGTTTAGGGAACCTTGAGGCCGATATCAGAGGATCATTCTTTCTTCCTCCCGGGGAGTTGAAACAGCTGCGAAGAGCGTTCTGGTCCTTCATAATCGATGCATTGGAGTCCGAGCCGGGAAAGACGCCGGATGATCCCGGGGCCCGGGCTTGCGAAAGGCTCTGTGCTTTTCGAGCGAAAGCAATCTCTTCCTATACGTCGAGGGAGTGCGCCGGGCCACCGAAGAGCGGCAGACGGTTGGTCCCTTTTCGTGAGGCAAAGAAAGAGGATGAGGCCTTTCTTCCTTTTTTTGTACCCGAAGGCCACGTTGCCTCCTTCACGGCAAGCATACGAGAGGCCATGGAACGGGCGGTGCGTTTCTTTCGGGTCACCTCGCTCTTTCATGTTCCTCTCTTGCAACAGGCCGCAGAACTTGCGGGAATTGATGCTTGTGATCTTTTTCTTACCAGCTCATGGCCTCTTCCAGCCTCCAATACCCTTAGTGCCCTGGTACTTGCACGTTTGGGGGTTCGCCTTGTACAATCGTGGCCCGAGCTTGATGCCGAGGCGTTCCGTCTCTTTTCATCGGCTTCGCCGGTGCCGCTGGAACACTTTGCAGAAGGAAGAGTTCCCTTGCTGGTAACCAGGGCTATTTTGCCCCTTTCGGGTGCCATCGTTGACGGCAGGGGGGGGGAATTCCATGTTGCCGCAGGCGGTGAAGAGGGCCTTACCGTTCTATGGAGTGGAGAGGAGTTCCAAACTACGCTTTCTTCATCCAATGGGGTTATATTCAAGGGGGATCTGCTGCCCGGTTACGGAAATCCGGGGCGGCAGTCGGATGGCGAGCAGTTATTCTCCCATTTTAATGAAGATAGGGAGTGGAAATAG
- a CDS encoding tetratricopeptide repeat protein — MKRHVHMRLLSLVFLWAAFFSVVFPIGAETLFEQGEKLFVNNEPARAVLVLENAVKEDPANAKTYQYLGIAYEQLEQYENAISAYERGLASSSALKDTFYFNMANNYLRLGQTDKALEYYGKSVTVNGSFAPSYLNRGNLRVKKGSYREAVSDYQTYLVLKPNDPQKGAIDKMISLLSGAVQEEERKKLEEQRRQKEEAARQQALLDQVLGSLENAGSDTTNLSAGTEKTEDYEGSFDIID; from the coding sequence ATGAAACGACATGTCCATATGAGGCTTCTTTCTCTTGTTTTTCTTTGGGCTGCCTTTTTCTCTGTTGTTTTCCCGATTGGCGCCGAGACTCTTTTCGAACAGGGAGAAAAGCTCTTTGTAAATAATGAGCCGGCTCGTGCCGTCTTGGTTCTCGAAAATGCCGTGAAAGAGGACCCAGCCAACGCAAAGACCTATCAATATCTCGGAATCGCCTATGAGCAGCTTGAGCAGTACGAAAATGCGATTTCTGCATATGAAAGGGGACTGGCCTCCTCTTCTGCTTTGAAGGATACCTTCTATTTTAATATGGCAAACAACTATCTGCGTCTCGGACAAACGGATAAGGCCCTAGAGTATTACGGAAAAAGTGTCACGGTAAATGGCTCTTTTGCCCCCTCGTATCTCAATCGCGGAAATCTTCGGGTAAAGAAGGGATCGTATCGGGAAGCGGTAAGCGATTATCAGACGTACCTTGTACTCAAGCCGAACGATCCCCAGAAGGGGGCCATCGACAAGATGATTTCTCTGCTCAGCGGGGCGGTACAGGAAGAGGAGCGTAAGAAACTCGAAGAACAACGAAGACAGAAGGAGGAGGCTGCACGACAGCAGGCTCTCTTGGATCAGGTCCTTGGTTCTCTGGAAAATGCGGGGAGCGACACTACCAATCTCTCGGCAGGAACCGAAAAGACCGAGGATTATGAAGGATCCTTTGATATTATTGATTAA
- a CDS encoding tetratricopeptide repeat protein — MDKRKGLIIGGAALALLLLLGGGALLIGRGRQATGTADSGEGSSSAVVSDAAKRRENTLRLAQDYFKEGEYQRALDLLDGLLIENGDDQDAKDLRDQIIAERKQAEKKAADAERQSQEALKDTLSDLGQSLKSSETSAAEQERDRQLEAKRQEELRKLEDQRKAAEERQRQEADRLAALDKAEREKAEKLKNLVRQGEEAMDQKDYIGARGFFSEALDIDPSSAPALANTGETFFREDENSDSNIKKAVDYANRAIQSDPNLWVPYNTLGKVYSKQRQWNNAIDSYKQAARLNPENADLLFELGKAQYRAGKYDDARQSFEAAIHIDPQHEKAYLNLGVTQRRLGNVNAAINAFGKAAQINKESDVAFYQLGELYKQKGDMKQASENYQKAAALQPDRNIYQGSYAVALTALGKYQEAEAAYKRAIAADSEDPVARYNIALVQLQLGKDNDAFENAAKAVQLDSSSAVYLYTLGLTSEAVGNSDGAVSAYRASIAKDRGYLPPKINLGKLYDDQGKYDEALDQLLAAYAIDPKSLEVNNNLGNVYLHKELYQDSIKHYKAAIEKKPNATLMRYNLSLAYIETGDQDDAIASLQELIKVDPSYWDAYYQLGKLLFAKGQNDSAKNILNKLLEKQPDYPKRQEIEELIR, encoded by the coding sequence ATGGATAAGCGTAAAGGATTAATCATCGGAGGGGCCGCCTTGGCGCTCCTTCTTCTTCTCGGCGGAGGGGCTCTGCTGATAGGCAGAGGACGTCAGGCAACGGGAACGGCCGACAGCGGTGAAGGCAGCAGTTCTGCCGTTGTCAGTGATGCTGCCAAGCGGAGGGAAAACACCCTGCGTCTTGCCCAAGATTATTTCAAAGAGGGGGAGTATCAACGCGCCCTCGATTTGCTGGACGGCCTTTTGATTGAGAATGGCGACGACCAGGATGCCAAGGATCTGCGTGATCAAATCATCGCGGAGCGGAAGCAGGCTGAGAAAAAGGCGGCTGATGCCGAGCGACAGAGTCAGGAGGCGCTGAAAGACACCCTTTCCGATCTTGGTCAAAGTCTGAAAAGTAGTGAAACCAGCGCCGCCGAACAGGAACGGGATAGGCAACTTGAGGCCAAACGCCAGGAGGAGCTTCGCAAGCTGGAAGATCAGCGCAAGGCGGCTGAAGAACGCCAGCGTCAGGAAGCCGATCGCCTTGCGGCCCTTGATAAGGCGGAGCGGGAAAAGGCTGAGAAGCTCAAGAATCTTGTGCGCCAGGGTGAAGAAGCTATGGATCAAAAAGACTATATCGGTGCTCGCGGCTTCTTCTCTGAGGCCCTCGATATCGATCCCTCTTCGGCTCCTGCTTTGGCAAATACCGGTGAAACCTTTTTTCGGGAAGATGAAAATAGTGATTCGAATATTAAAAAGGCCGTTGATTATGCAAATCGTGCTATTCAAAGCGATCCCAATTTGTGGGTACCATATAACACCCTCGGAAAGGTGTACAGCAAGCAGCGGCAATGGAACAATGCCATCGATTCCTACAAACAGGCTGCACGGCTCAATCCCGAAAACGCCGATCTGCTCTTTGAACTGGGAAAGGCGCAGTATCGTGCCGGAAAATATGACGATGCACGGCAATCCTTTGAGGCTGCCATCCATATCGATCCCCAGCATGAAAAGGCGTATCTCAATCTCGGCGTAACCCAGCGTCGACTTGGCAATGTCAACGCGGCAATCAATGCTTTCGGCAAGGCTGCACAGATCAATAAAGAGAGTGACGTCGCATTTTATCAGCTCGGTGAATTGTATAAGCAGAAAGGCGATATGAAACAAGCCTCGGAAAACTATCAGAAGGCTGCCGCTCTTCAGCCCGACAGAAATATCTACCAGGGCTCCTATGCCGTAGCTTTGACCGCCCTCGGTAAGTATCAGGAGGCAGAGGCTGCATATAAGCGCGCCATTGCGGCCGACTCTGAGGACCCTGTCGCCCGTTATAATATCGCACTGGTCCAGTTGCAGCTTGGCAAAGATAATGATGCCTTTGAGAATGCGGCAAAGGCGGTTCAGCTTGATTCCTCTTCTGCCGTCTACCTCTACACCCTCGGTCTTACGAGTGAGGCAGTCGGCAACAGCGACGGGGCGGTAAGCGCCTATCGGGCCTCCATTGCCAAGGACCGCGGCTACCTTCCTCCAAAAATCAACCTCGGTAAACTCTACGATGATCAGGGAAAATACGATGAAGCCCTTGATCAGTTACTTGCCGCCTATGCAATCGACCCGAAGTCTCTCGAGGTGAACAACAATCTGGGAAATGTCTACCTTCACAAGGAGCTCTACCAGGACAGCATTAAACACTATAAGGCGGCAATCGAAAAGAAACCGAATGCTACCCTCATGCGCTATAATCTTTCCCTTGCGTACATCGAAACAGGAGACCAGGATGATGCCATCGCAAGTCTCCAGGAGCTTATAAAGGTCGATCCGAGCTATTGGGATGCCTATTACCAGCTTGGGAAGCTTCTTTTCGCAAAGGGCCAGAACGATTCTGCGAAGAACATCCTCAACAAGCTTTTGGAAAAACAGCCCGATTATCCGAAGAGGCAGGAAATCGAGGAGCTGATTCGATAG
- a CDS encoding 1-acyl-sn-glycerol-3-phosphate acyltransferase: MDLEKLLDTIDFEDIRPYRDDEVEEVLSRLGKSEWLVSGIRTAFLPHLPKFAKPLVDFALRSYMRRKFRSVKSVFDFQRKVSVDTFLTKFVVKKSISGISYSGGEFLDKKLSYLFITNHRDIVLDPALLNYVLTRYGMPLTQIAFGDNLMINQTVADVIRINRSFIVKRNLPIREQLVASLQLSAYIRHVLQDTDESIWIAQGPGRSKDGKDHTNAAVVKMLQLVDRARKIPFEEFTRSCRIVPVAISYEYDPCDRMKAWELYHKKVRGEHKKGKYEDLVSMMAGMKGFKGRVHYAFSKPIEGTFKNDRELAEEIDRKIQSSYRLWATNYLAYDMVKGSTLFSDRYDDHDREQLMKRFKHLPDEVREILLETYANPVVTKMSYVESI, from the coding sequence ATGGATCTTGAGAAGCTGTTGGATACTATTGATTTTGAAGATATTCGTCCCTATCGGGATGATGAAGTAGAAGAGGTCCTCTCCCGTTTGGGAAAAAGCGAATGGTTGGTATCGGGAATCCGAACCGCCTTTTTACCTCATCTACCGAAATTTGCCAAACCCCTTGTCGATTTTGCCCTCCGTTCTTATATGCGGAGGAAATTCCGTTCCGTAAAGAGTGTTTTTGATTTTCAGCGCAAGGTGAGTGTCGATACCTTTCTCACAAAGTTTGTGGTTAAGAAGTCGATCAGCGGAATCAGCTATTCGGGGGGGGAATTCCTCGATAAAAAGCTTTCCTATCTCTTTATAACCAACCACAGGGATATTGTTCTTGATCCGGCTTTGCTAAACTATGTCCTGACACGATATGGTATGCCTTTGACGCAAATTGCCTTCGGAGACAATTTGATGATCAATCAGACGGTCGCCGATGTCATCAGGATAAATCGTTCTTTTATCGTAAAGCGGAATCTTCCGATACGGGAACAGCTTGTGGCAAGTTTGCAATTGTCGGCCTATATTCGCCATGTGCTTCAAGATACGGATGAATCGATATGGATCGCACAGGGACCCGGCCGGTCCAAGGATGGGAAGGATCATACCAACGCCGCGGTTGTCAAAATGCTCCAGCTGGTCGATCGTGCACGAAAGATTCCTTTTGAGGAGTTCACCCGTTCCTGCCGTATTGTGCCTGTTGCCATCAGCTATGAATATGACCCCTGTGATCGTATGAAGGCATGGGAATTGTACCACAAGAAGGTACGCGGAGAACACAAAAAAGGGAAATACGAGGATCTTGTCTCAATGATGGCCGGTATGAAAGGTTTCAAAGGGCGTGTCCATTACGCTTTTTCCAAGCCGATAGAGGGAACTTTCAAGAACGACCGTGAACTGGCTGAAGAGATTGATCGAAAGATTCAGTCTTCATACCGTCTTTGGGCAACTAACTATCTTGCCTATGACATGGTGAAGGGAAGTACACTTTTCAGTGATCGATACGATGATCATGATCGTGAGCAGTTGATGAAGCGGTTTAAACACCTGCCCGACGAGGTCCGTGAAATACTTCTTGAAACCTATGCAAATCCGGTCGTTACCAAAATGTCTTATGTCGAAAGCATCTGA
- a CDS encoding ATP-binding protein: MERIGYFQFLRTIYFFKDLDDTDIRDIMAYCHETSFSAGEVVFWENDEADRFYIIMSGEVEVWKGYGSDQADMLAVHGPGHLFGEMALVDELPRSATVKSRGNTRVLYIGQDEFQKILQEKPMVAFAIVKSLSAMVRKSNDTFLEDLRERNKRLEIANRDLQTAQSELLKSERLSTLGKFSSMILHDIRNPISVVKAYTDLLLISEGIPQKNMDYIRNIRFEAERLNQLANELLDYSRGEIRLDMGSVDLDGFFLRLEEWVRRRFASRRCEITLRNGHQGPVIFDQERMFRALTNLSDNARKAMTMGGSFSLTAEDNDGWLLFTVSDTGEGMNKEVLERVFEPFYSSSKGGGTGLGMAIVKSTVEAHGGNIEIDSAPGKGTRIFLRIPLHG, from the coding sequence ATGGAGAGAATCGGATATTTTCAGTTTCTCCGCACCATCTACTTTTTTAAGGATCTTGACGATACCGATATTCGGGACATCATGGCTTATTGCCATGAAACCAGTTTTTCTGCCGGAGAGGTTGTGTTCTGGGAGAATGATGAGGCAGATCGCTTCTATATTATCATGTCGGGAGAGGTCGAAGTCTGGAAAGGCTACGGAAGCGATCAGGCCGATATGCTGGCTGTCCACGGCCCCGGTCATCTGTTTGGCGAGATGGCTCTTGTGGACGAGCTTCCCCGAAGTGCAACGGTGAAGAGCAGGGGAAATACTCGGGTTCTCTATATCGGCCAGGATGAATTTCAAAAGATCCTTCAAGAAAAGCCAATGGTTGCCTTTGCCATTGTAAAAAGCCTCTCCGCCATGGTGAGGAAAAGCAACGACACCTTCCTTGAAGACCTTCGGGAACGAAACAAGCGTCTTGAGATTGCAAACAGGGATCTTCAGACGGCACAGTCGGAATTATTGAAGAGTGAACGTCTTTCGACCCTGGGAAAATTCTCATCCATGATCCTTCATGATATTCGAAACCCAATTTCGGTGGTGAAGGCGTATACCGATCTTCTGCTGATCAGCGAAGGTATTCCACAGAAAAATATGGACTATATTCGCAATATCCGTTTCGAGGCGGAGCGGCTCAATCAGCTCGCCAACGAGCTTCTCGATTATTCGCGGGGGGAGATACGTCTGGATATGGGATCGGTTGACCTTGATGGCTTTTTCCTTCGTCTTGAGGAATGGGTCCGTCGGCGTTTTGCCTCCCGCCGCTGTGAGATAACCTTGCGAAACGGACACCAGGGACCGGTCATTTTCGATCAGGAGCGTATGTTCAGGGCCTTGACGAACCTTTCCGACAATGCCAGAAAGGCGATGACAATGGGGGGCTCTTTTTCCTTGACGGCGGAAGATAATGATGGATGGCTCCTGTTTACGGTGTCGGATACCGGAGAAGGGATGAATAAGGAGGTCCTTGAGAGGGTTTTCGAACCCTTCTACAGCTCGTCAAAGGGAGGGGGCACAGGGCTCGGAATGGCGATTGTAAAAAGTACCGTAGAGGCTCATGGAGGAAATATTGAGATCGATTCCGCCCCAGGCAAGGGCACACGTATTTTTTTGAGAATTCCTCTGCACGGATAA
- a CDS encoding metallophosphoesterase — translation MRKHKSHPPKTVKVLCVSDHIDPLIYSNGIKERFKSVGLVLGAGDLELPYYGYIVSSLNKPLGFVFGNHNLKRISFYRKEYKSFQADVSNTSFLERSFGSTYLGDRTAKMSGLLLAGLGGSMRYNKGMNQFSEFQMAMKILKLLPGLLVNRIFRGRWLDILLTHAPPAGIHDREDQCHRGFKVFLLFMKLFKPAYLVHGHVHLYDLNATRKSTYRTTTVVNAYEHIVIEVEVPR, via the coding sequence ATGCGCAAACACAAGTCTCACCCCCCAAAAACAGTAAAGGTTCTCTGCGTCTCCGATCATATTGATCCGCTTATCTATTCCAATGGGATCAAAGAGCGTTTCAAGTCCGTTGGTCTGGTTCTAGGTGCCGGGGATTTGGAGCTCCCCTACTACGGATATATTGTTTCCAGTCTCAATAAGCCTCTCGGTTTTGTTTTTGGTAACCATAATCTAAAGAGAATCAGTTTCTACCGCAAAGAGTATAAATCCTTTCAAGCCGATGTAAGTAACACGTCCTTTCTCGAACGCAGCTTCGGGAGTACCTATCTTGGGGATAGAACAGCAAAGATGTCGGGGCTTTTACTTGCAGGGCTCGGCGGAAGTATGCGCTATAATAAGGGTATGAATCAGTTTTCCGAATTTCAGATGGCTATGAAGATATTGAAACTTCTTCCCGGCCTTTTGGTCAATCGGATCTTTCGAGGCAGATGGCTCGACATCCTGTTGACTCATGCACCCCCTGCAGGAATCCACGACAGGGAAGACCAATGTCACCGGGGCTTCAAGGTGTTTCTCCTCTTCATGAAGCTATTTAAACCGGCATACTTGGTTCATGGACATGTACATTTGTATGATCTCAACGCAACACGGAAGTCTACATACCGTACAACAACGGTGGTAAACGCCTATGAACATATTGTAATCGAGGTAGAGGTCCCCAGATGA
- a CDS encoding secondary thiamine-phosphate synthase enzyme YjbQ: MKSFRKELWFNTEKRYQFVHITDDVKQALQESGVREGFCLVNAMHITASVFINDNESGLHQDYLEWLEKLAPYSRKGYHHNVGEDNGDAHLKRQVMGREVVVAITDGKLDLGPWEEIFYGEFDGRRRKRVLIKIIGE; the protein is encoded by the coding sequence ATGAAGAGTTTTCGAAAAGAGTTGTGGTTCAATACGGAAAAGCGATATCAGTTTGTCCATATTACGGACGATGTCAAACAAGCATTACAGGAGAGCGGAGTACGCGAGGGGTTCTGTCTTGTCAATGCAATGCACATTACCGCGAGTGTTTTCATAAATGACAATGAGTCGGGACTTCATCAGGATTATCTTGAGTGGCTCGAGAAACTCGCTCCCTATAGTCGGAAGGGATACCATCACAATGTCGGTGAGGACAACGGTGATGCGCACCTCAAGAGACAGGTTATGGGACGTGAGGTCGTCGTTGCCATCACCGATGGGAAGCTTGATCTCGGTCCGTGGGAAGAGATTTTCTACGGCGAGTTCGACGGTCGCCGTAGAAAGCGGGTTTTGATCAAAATTATCGGCGAGTAG
- the rph gene encoding ribonuclease PH: MRDVQFQTSYLIHPAGSCLASYGDTKVICTVSLEDRVPSFLEGRGCGWLTAEYGMLPGSTGGGRKQREIGKRDGRSTEIQRLIGRSLRASVDMEKLGERTLTVDCDVIQADGGTRTASVSGGWVALYEALSALAEREGRGGADYYLKGQLAAVSVGIVDGQVVCDLDYAHDSRAEVDMNIVKLEEAFVELQGTGEKGTFSSEQLASLIAAADEGLTFIFQKQRDALKIDSGFTFRQ; the protein is encoded by the coding sequence ATGCGGGATGTTCAATTTCAAACATCCTATCTGATTCACCCAGCCGGTTCCTGCCTCGCATCCTACGGTGATACAAAGGTTATCTGTACCGTCTCCCTTGAAGATCGTGTTCCTTCCTTTTTAGAGGGAAGGGGCTGCGGCTGGCTTACCGCCGAGTATGGTATGCTGCCTGGCAGTACCGGGGGCGGAAGAAAGCAGCGGGAGATCGGTAAACGGGACGGCAGAAGTACCGAGATTCAGCGTCTCATCGGACGGAGCCTCCGTGCATCCGTTGATATGGAGAAACTTGGCGAACGGACCCTGACCGTCGACTGCGATGTCATTCAGGCCGATGGTGGCACAAGAACTGCATCGGTTTCCGGGGGATGGGTAGCGCTCTATGAGGCGCTTAGTGCGCTTGCCGAACGGGAAGGGCGGGGTGGTGCCGACTATTATCTCAAGGGACAACTCGCCGCCGTGAGTGTCGGTATTGTGGACGGACAGGTCGTCTGTGACCTCGACTATGCGCACGATAGTCGGGCCGAGGTTGATATGAACATTGTGAAACTGGAAGAGGCCTTTGTAGAACTCCAGGGAACGGGAGAGAAGGGAACCTTTTCCTCCGAACAACTTGCTTCGCTTATCGCCGCTGCCGACGAAGGGCTTACGTTCATTTTTCAAAAACAGCGTGATGCCCTCAAAATCGATTCCGGCTTTACTTTCCGACAATAA